One stretch of Candidatus Binatus sp. DNA includes these proteins:
- a CDS encoding HNH endonuclease, with protein sequence MLNSRVLVLNRSYLPVHVTSVKRAFALLYQGVAKAVDEQYRTFDFDSWRDLAIEVEHERLGIVNGFVRVPRVLVLTVYERVPKRHVRFSRFNIFTRDGNTCQYCNRRLPRTELNLDHVIPRSRGGMSTWENIVCSCHHCNRRKGGRTPEESGMLLVKRPRRPQWTPFSTDMFSLKHYREWMPYLSQVDSAYWNTELIQD encoded by the coding sequence CTGCTCAATAGCAGGGTTCTCGTGCTCAACCGCTCCTATCTGCCGGTCCACGTCACCTCGGTAAAACGGGCCTTTGCGCTCCTCTATCAGGGTGTGGCAAAGGCGGTCGATGAGCAATACCGGACCTTCGATTTCGATTCCTGGCGCGACCTCGCGATCGAAGTCGAACACGAGCGGCTCGGGATCGTCAATGGCTTCGTCCGTGTGCCGCGCGTGCTGGTGCTGACCGTCTACGAGAGGGTGCCGAAGCGCCACGTGCGATTTTCGCGCTTCAATATCTTCACGCGCGACGGCAATACCTGCCAGTACTGCAATCGCCGGCTGCCGCGCACCGAACTGAATCTCGATCACGTCATTCCGCGCTCCCGCGGCGGCATGTCCACTTGGGAGAATATCGTCTGCTCGTGTCATCACTGCAATCGGCGCAAGGGCGGCCGCACGCCGGAAGAGTCGGGGATGTTGCTGGTGAAGCGTCCGCGACGCCCCCAGTGGACGCCATTTTCGACCGACATGTTCAGCCTCAAGCATTACCGGGAATGGATGCCGTACCTGTCGCAGGTCGACAGCGCATACTGGAACACTGAGCTGATTCAGGACTAG
- a CDS encoding Rne/Rng family ribonuclease — protein sequence MKREIAINASALEVRVAVLEDNELAEFYLERNRQVGLAGNIYKGKVTRVLPGMQAAFVDIGLEKAGFLHVSDFQDGISALSSVAEVIGEEDVETEPLGENGDGEIAFEEPAAPDGASQPAAEQPSRRRRGGRGQQKPQRSNLPIEQQLRRGQEIIVQIAKEPMGTKGARLTSSISLPGRHLVFTPTSNHIGVSRRIASAEERARLRADVGELRPAQGGFIVRTACEGVSRREIQRDVAFLTKLWASILRKNESMPPASILYSDLDVALRVMRDLFSSEVDRLWCDEPNTYSRIVQFVQNYMPRLRNRVSLHDGNEPLFDRFNIEPQIERALDRKVWLKSGGYLVFDQAEALTAIDVNTGRFVGKRSQDDTVFKTNLEAVEEVVNQLRLRNIGGIIIVDFIDMEREGDRKKVSDALALALKRDKARTSALKISELGLVQMTRKRTRESLEKLLTDTCPRCEGRRVVKSVPTIAAEVLRGIQREAVRRGPNDLLVVKLNPEVARYLYDHGAKDLETLEHRLSTKIVLRSSDNLEGGAFELAQAPAAA from the coding sequence GTGAAACGAGAAATTGCAATTAACGCATCCGCACTCGAAGTGCGGGTAGCGGTGCTGGAAGATAACGAACTCGCGGAATTTTACCTCGAGCGCAATCGGCAGGTCGGCCTCGCCGGCAATATCTACAAGGGCAAGGTCACGCGCGTGCTGCCCGGGATGCAGGCGGCGTTCGTCGATATCGGGCTCGAAAAAGCCGGTTTTCTCCACGTGTCGGATTTCCAGGACGGCATCTCGGCGCTCAGCAGCGTCGCCGAAGTGATCGGCGAGGAAGACGTCGAGACTGAACCGCTCGGCGAAAACGGCGACGGCGAAATCGCGTTTGAGGAACCGGCTGCGCCCGACGGCGCCTCGCAACCGGCGGCGGAGCAGCCCTCGCGCAGACGTCGCGGCGGTAGGGGGCAGCAGAAACCGCAGCGCAGCAATCTTCCCATCGAGCAGCAGCTTCGGCGTGGCCAGGAGATCATCGTGCAGATCGCCAAGGAGCCGATGGGCACCAAAGGCGCGCGCCTGACTTCGTCGATCTCGCTGCCGGGGCGCCATCTGGTGTTCACGCCGACCAGCAATCACATCGGGGTGTCGCGGCGGATCGCGAGTGCGGAGGAACGCGCGCGACTGCGCGCGGACGTCGGCGAACTCCGGCCGGCGCAGGGCGGGTTCATCGTGCGCACGGCGTGCGAGGGCGTCAGCCGCCGCGAGATTCAGCGCGACGTCGCGTTTCTTACCAAGTTGTGGGCCTCGATTCTGCGCAAGAACGAGAGCATGCCGCCGGCCTCGATTCTCTACAGCGATCTCGACGTGGCGCTGCGCGTGATGCGCGATCTTTTTTCGAGCGAAGTCGATCGCTTGTGGTGCGACGAGCCGAATACATACAGCCGCATCGTGCAGTTCGTCCAGAATTACATGCCGCGCTTGCGCAATCGCGTGTCGCTGCACGACGGCAACGAGCCGTTGTTCGATCGCTTCAATATCGAGCCGCAAATCGAACGCGCGCTCGATCGCAAGGTGTGGCTCAAATCGGGCGGCTATCTGGTGTTCGATCAGGCCGAAGCGCTGACCGCGATCGACGTGAACACGGGGCGCTTCGTCGGCAAGCGCAGCCAGGACGATACGGTGTTCAAGACCAATCTCGAAGCGGTCGAGGAAGTCGTCAATCAACTGCGCCTTAGAAATATCGGCGGCATCATAATCGTCGATTTCATCGACATGGAGCGCGAGGGCGATCGCAAGAAAGTCAGCGACGCGCTCGCGCTGGCGCTTAAGCGCGACAAGGCGCGCACCTCGGCGCTCAAGATTTCCGAGCTTGGCCTGGTGCAGATGACTCGCAAACGCACGCGCGAGAGCCTGGAAAAACTGCTCACCGATACCTGCCCGCGATGCGAAGGGCGCCGCGTCGTAAAATCCGTCCCGACCATCGCGGCCGAGGTGCTGCGCGGAATCCAGCGCGAGGCGGTGCGCCGCGGCCCCAACGATCTGCTGGTGGTGAAACTGAATCCCGAGGTCGCGCGCTACCTGTACGATCACGGCGCCAAGGATCTCGAGACGCTCGAGCATCGGCTATCGACCAAAATCGTTTTGCGATCGAGCGATAATCTCGAAGGCGGCGCCTTCGAACTCGCGCAAGCCCCCGCCGCCGCATAG
- a CDS encoding ABC transporter permease, whose translation MRALRAIWFTLGKEFRLIRRDRIGLFMLLVAPIAVIAAAGFSLARVFGGDTGERGEYTIAIVDEDHGLISHTIFNAIARDQSVNLMHVDTRADAEASVRERKQAVVAIVIPAGTTRTVAGGGKARLILYTDPVKYLQTVRIELMVSEMCREINAGAIEKVRRGATQQAQYIHDEFAAAQAAAEKAHAEANRLAAASLASREVIAAHIRERIEKELNAARDHAKAAIDAEFDRIKADLNTQAAAQRARLDQLKDYLQRLKVSQTEFEAWFAQLKEIAGSRASSLPPPPSIPAAPANLDLTDLKIESPDAQLKTAQRNLEASLTVPRIEINARDFPLPKIPNIAIPSMGKMNANLAIPGTLGFTEFDLNGKETAAASGFNAFDLQVPGFAVTFLMIGMLMGVSLALIDERDWGTLERLRSVSAPLWTTLTGKLLARFVVGFVQMMVLFGAGWLLFGISLGHMPEALMLPAAAIAFAGAAFGLIVAGVGRTRDAVMPVGAIVIMTMAAIGGCWWPIDLEPAWMQQVALGLPTTWAMRAFNDLMIRDLSVTSALMPTAINFGFGLIYTVIGVAIARRRFG comes from the coding sequence ATGAGGGCGCTGCGCGCAATCTGGTTCACGCTCGGCAAGGAATTTCGGCTGATTCGGCGCGACCGCATCGGGCTGTTCATGCTGCTGGTGGCGCCGATCGCGGTGATCGCGGCGGCGGGCTTTTCGCTGGCCAGAGTTTTCGGCGGCGACACCGGCGAGCGCGGCGAATATACGATCGCGATCGTCGATGAAGACCACGGCCTGATTTCGCACACTATTTTCAACGCGATCGCGCGCGACCAAAGCGTGAATCTCATGCACGTCGATACGCGCGCCGACGCGGAGGCCTCGGTGCGCGAGCGCAAGCAGGCAGTCGTCGCGATCGTCATCCCTGCGGGCACCACGCGCACGGTCGCCGGCGGCGGCAAAGCGCGGCTGATCCTCTACACCGATCCGGTCAAGTACCTGCAGACCGTTCGGATCGAGCTGATGGTTTCGGAAATGTGCCGCGAGATAAACGCCGGCGCAATCGAAAAAGTCCGGCGCGGCGCGACCCAGCAGGCGCAATATATCCACGATGAATTCGCCGCAGCGCAAGCCGCCGCCGAGAAGGCGCATGCCGAAGCGAACCGTCTCGCGGCGGCGAGCCTGGCTTCGCGCGAGGTGATCGCGGCGCACATCCGCGAACGTATCGAGAAGGAACTGAACGCCGCTCGCGATCATGCGAAGGCCGCGATCGACGCGGAGTTCGATCGCATCAAGGCCGACTTGAACACGCAGGCCGCCGCGCAACGCGCGAGGCTGGATCAATTGAAGGACTACTTGCAGCGGCTCAAGGTGTCGCAGACGGAATTCGAGGCCTGGTTCGCGCAGCTCAAGGAAATCGCCGGCAGCCGCGCCTCGAGTCTCCCGCCGCCGCCGTCGATCCCGGCCGCGCCCGCCAATCTCGATCTCACCGATTTGAAAATCGAATCGCCGGACGCGCAGTTGAAAACGGCGCAGCGCAATCTCGAAGCTTCGCTCACCGTGCCGCGAATTGAGATCAACGCGCGCGATTTTCCGCTGCCGAAGATTCCGAATATCGCGATACCGTCGATGGGCAAGATGAATGCGAACCTCGCGATACCGGGCACGCTCGGCTTCACCGAGTTCGATCTCAACGGCAAGGAAACCGCCGCCGCCAGCGGCTTCAACGCCTTCGACCTGCAGGTGCCCGGCTTCGCCGTGACGTTCCTGATGATCGGGATGCTGATGGGCGTATCGCTCGCGCTCATCGACGAGCGCGATTGGGGCACGCTCGAGCGCCTGCGCTCGGTATCGGCGCCGCTATGGACGACTCTCACCGGCAAACTGCTTGCGCGTTTCGTGGTCGGCTTCGTGCAGATGATGGTGCTGTTCGGGGCGGGATGGCTGCTGTTCGGAATTTCGCTCGGCCACATGCCGGAGGCGCTGATGCTGCCTGCCGCGGCGATCGCATTCGCAGGCGCTGCCTTCGGCCTGATCGTCGCCGGCGTGGGCCGCACGCGCGACGCGGTGATGCCGGTGGGCGCGATCGTGATCATGACGATGGCCGCGATTGGCGGATGCTGGTGGCCGATCGATCTTGAGCCGGCGTGGATGCAACAAGTCGCGCTGGGGTTGCCGACCACGTGGGCGATGCGCGCGTTCAACGACCTGATGATCCGCGACCTGTCGGTGACCAGTGCGCTGATGCCGACCGCGATCAACTTTGGCTTCGGATTGATCTACACGGTGATCGGCGTCGCGATCGCGCGCCGCCGCTTCGGCTGA
- a CDS encoding ABC transporter ATP-binding protein: METKTGLGAPVTNGASAIIRASDLRKCYDDRVALDGVSLGVNRGEIVALLGPNGAGKTTTLSILSGVLAPDSGTVSIDGHDLATAKRQARDSLGLVPQSLALYPTLTAIENLMFFGRIQGLSSSRAKEASLKLLEEVGLSDRADDIVDGFSGGMKRRLNIACGMLHSPAAIMLDEPTVGVDPQSRERIFRVVEAAAARGAAILYSTHYMEEAERLCDRIILIDHGNIVARGTATELIALAGTETRLEVTTRKALAPGWCNGMAGVSELPWEVAEGFAAALSVVSIDHVPELIRRAGELGSEVIEFHVHRPNLQDAFLKLTGHALRDAPA, from the coding sequence GTGGAGACGAAAACGGGCCTCGGCGCGCCGGTCACGAACGGCGCGTCGGCGATTATACGTGCGAGCGATCTGCGCAAGTGCTACGACGATCGCGTCGCGCTCGACGGCGTTTCACTCGGCGTCAATCGCGGCGAGATCGTCGCCTTGCTGGGTCCCAATGGCGCGGGCAAGACTACCACGCTGTCGATCCTCTCCGGCGTCCTCGCGCCCGACTCCGGCACCGTCTCGATCGACGGCCACGACCTCGCGACCGCGAAGCGCCAGGCGCGCGACAGCCTCGGCCTGGTGCCGCAATCGCTCGCGCTATATCCAACGTTAACCGCAATCGAAAATCTGATGTTCTTCGGCCGCATCCAGGGCCTCTCGTCGAGTCGCGCCAAGGAGGCGTCGCTCAAATTGCTCGAGGAAGTTGGGCTGAGCGATCGCGCCGACGACATCGTCGATGGATTCTCCGGCGGGATGAAGCGGCGGCTGAACATCGCGTGCGGGATGCTCCATTCGCCAGCCGCGATCATGCTCGACGAGCCCACGGTCGGCGTCGATCCGCAATCGCGTGAGCGGATTTTCAGAGTGGTCGAAGCGGCAGCGGCGCGCGGCGCTGCGATTCTCTACAGCACGCACTACATGGAAGAGGCGGAGCGGCTCTGTGACAGGATTATCCTGATCGATCACGGCAATATCGTTGCGCGCGGCACCGCGACCGAATTGATCGCGCTGGCCGGCACCGAGACGCGCCTCGAGGTGACGACGCGCAAAGCGCTCGCGCCCGGATGGTGCAACGGGATGGCGGGCGTCAGCGAACTGCCGTGGGAAGTCGCGGAGGGATTTGCCGCGGCGCTTTCGGTCGTGAGCATCGATCACGTTCCCGAGTTGATTCGCCGCGCGGGCGAACTGGGCAGCGAGGTGATCGAATTTCATGTGCATCGGCCAAACTTGCAGGATGCATTCCTGAAGCTGACGGGGCACGCTCTGCGCGATGCGCCCGCGTGA
- a CDS encoding VOC family protein encodes MKLERLDHFGVEVADLARAERFYTAVLGLEVAARFGDQILLNCGGQNLALFEVSRPALDPGQRRSIIAHPLGRGHHAFTVTREDFAEAPERLAAAGVETATPIDWGDHDCLYFLDPDGNLLEMVSYR; translated from the coding sequence ATGAAACTGGAGCGGCTGGATCACTTTGGAGTGGAGGTCGCCGACCTTGCGCGTGCCGAGCGCTTTTACACCGCCGTGCTTGGCCTCGAAGTTGCCGCGCGGTTCGGCGATCAGATCCTGCTGAATTGCGGCGGCCAGAACCTCGCGCTGTTCGAGGTGAGCCGGCCTGCGCTCGACCCAGGCCAGCGTCGATCGATCATCGCGCATCCGCTCGGCCGCGGCCATCACGCATTCACGGTGACTCGCGAAGATTTCGCCGAAGCGCCCGAACGACTCGCGGCGGCCGGAGTCGAAACCGCGACGCCGATCGATTGGGGCGATCACGATTGCCTGTATTTTCTCGACCCGGATGGGAATCTACTGGAAATGGTGAGCTACCGCTGA
- a CDS encoding RND family transporter, producing MTWYRFGEWILRRRFLVLGVVGAMTAFFGYFALQTQLVTSFGELLPQDHPFIKIAHKYDQYFGSVNNVTIMIEAKEGTIYQTEIVKKIVQMTRNLDLVYGIQHGSVRSVTTSSYFKPMAGGVILNSPILPNGEIPTTAVELEELKSNVHKNPGVIFGQFISFDDKAAVVVGSFLETRLDYKSILKDIRKIVVDPAKDNTVHIYIGGQPILYGWVYSYTNQFLWIFGATVLAVWILLYLYFRDWRGALRPTISGVICAIWGLGFIRLIGFGLDPLVLVIPFLITARAVSHSVQMHDRYYEEFYRLRDKEKAILSSFSELFVPSLSGILTDAFGVLVILLVPVLFLQKLAITASFWIAAIVVSELLLNPIVYYYLEPPHIDVIEKRERGVFKRLLQSIARPMLEPGGRIATFAATLGVIALCVFFWQGLKVGDPSSQTPILWPDSPYNRAMAAIQNEFGAIEQFVVVVELEKRDGLNNPKLYHVMDEYQRYMEGDADVGRTFSVADLLSNGGSALKEFQPKWNVLPTTARGTGQLLGGLLAGASPASTAYILTPRRDATQITVFCRNRIGENVQRIVLRTQRFFADPNHQIPGVKFSLAAGIIGELAAANQEIIDNDVLLNVLAFTTIYIIVLFTYRSFMAGLYLLFPLALANAAINAYMGAHDIGININTLPVVTVGVGFGIDYSIYIVSRIIEELALGRELKDATYTTLVTSGKAVAFTALTLVASVLFWYWSSIRFDAEMGLLLAVWMFVSMLGAMTILPVLIVTFNPGFIRRERDRVIATRRPDLAQRAVAASS from the coding sequence ATGACCTGGTATCGATTTGGAGAATGGATTCTGCGCCGCCGCTTCCTGGTGCTGGGCGTGGTCGGCGCGATGACCGCATTTTTCGGCTACTTCGCGCTCCAGACGCAGCTCGTGACCAGCTTCGGCGAACTGCTGCCGCAGGATCATCCGTTCATCAAGATTGCGCATAAGTACGATCAGTACTTCGGCAGCGTGAACAACGTGACGATCATGATCGAGGCCAAGGAAGGCACGATCTACCAGACCGAGATCGTCAAGAAGATCGTCCAGATGACGCGCAACCTGGATCTCGTTTACGGCATCCAGCACGGATCGGTGCGCTCGGTCACCACCTCCAGCTACTTCAAGCCGATGGCTGGCGGCGTGATTTTGAACTCGCCGATTCTGCCCAACGGCGAGATTCCGACCACCGCGGTCGAACTCGAGGAACTCAAGAGCAACGTCCACAAAAATCCCGGCGTGATCTTCGGCCAGTTCATCTCGTTCGACGACAAGGCCGCGGTCGTGGTCGGCAGCTTTCTCGAGACGCGGCTCGACTACAAATCGATCCTGAAGGACATCCGCAAGATCGTCGTCGATCCGGCCAAGGACAACACCGTCCACATCTATATCGGCGGCCAGCCGATTCTCTACGGCTGGGTGTACTCGTACACCAATCAGTTCCTGTGGATCTTCGGCGCGACGGTGCTGGCGGTCTGGATACTGCTGTACCTCTATTTTCGCGATTGGCGCGGCGCGCTCAGGCCGACCATCTCCGGCGTCATCTGCGCGATCTGGGGACTCGGCTTCATCCGGCTGATTGGCTTCGGACTCGATCCGCTGGTGCTCGTCATCCCGTTCCTCATAACCGCGCGCGCGGTCAGCCATTCGGTGCAGATGCACGATCGGTATTACGAGGAATTTTACCGGCTGCGCGACAAGGAAAAAGCGATCCTGTCGTCGTTTTCGGAACTGTTCGTGCCGTCGTTGTCAGGCATTCTGACTGACGCGTTCGGCGTGCTGGTAATCCTGTTGGTGCCGGTGCTGTTCCTGCAGAAGCTGGCGATCACGGCCAGCTTCTGGATTGCCGCGATTGTCGTGAGCGAGCTGTTGCTCAATCCGATCGTCTACTATTACCTCGAGCCGCCGCATATTGACGTGATCGAGAAGCGCGAACGCGGCGTCTTCAAACGCCTGCTGCAATCGATCGCGCGGCCGATGCTCGAGCCCGGCGGACGGATCGCGACGTTCGCCGCGACGCTCGGCGTGATCGCGCTTTGCGTATTCTTCTGGCAGGGCCTTAAGGTGGGCGACCCCTCGTCGCAGACGCCGATCCTGTGGCCGGATTCGCCGTACAACCGCGCGATGGCAGCAATCCAGAATGAGTTCGGCGCGATCGAGCAATTCGTGGTGGTGGTGGAACTCGAAAAGCGCGACGGTCTCAACAATCCCAAGCTGTACCACGTGATGGACGAGTATCAGCGCTACATGGAAGGCGACGCGGACGTCGGCCGCACCTTTTCGGTCGCCGATTTGCTCTCCAACGGCGGCTCCGCGCTGAAGGAATTCCAGCCGAAGTGGAACGTGCTGCCGACGACGGCGCGCGGCACCGGACAATTGCTCGGCGGATTGCTCGCCGGTGCGTCGCCGGCCTCGACCGCGTATATCCTGACGCCGCGCCGCGACGCGACGCAAATCACGGTGTTCTGCCGCAATCGCATCGGCGAGAACGTGCAGCGAATCGTGCTCCGCACGCAAAGATTCTTCGCCGATCCCAATCATCAGATTCCGGGCGTCAAGTTCTCACTCGCGGCGGGAATTATCGGCGAACTGGCGGCGGCCAATCAGGAAATTATCGACAATGACGTGCTGCTGAACGTGCTCGCCTTCACGACGATCTACATCATCGTGCTTTTCACTTATCGATCGTTCATGGCGGGACTCTACCTGCTATTCCCGCTGGCGCTGGCGAATGCCGCGATCAATGCCTACATGGGCGCGCACGATATCGGCATCAACATCAACACGCTGCCGGTAGTGACGGTCGGCGTCGGCTTCGGTATCGACTATTCGATTTACATCGTGAGCCGGATAATCGAGGAACTGGCGCTCGGCCGCGAACTCAAGGACGCCACCTACACCACGCTGGTGACGTCGGGCAAGGCGGTGGCGTTCACGGCGCTGACGCTGGTCGCGTCGGTACTGTTCTGGTACTGGTCGAGCATCCGCTTCGATGCCGAGATGGGGTTGCTGCTGGCGGTCTGGATGTTCGTTTCGATGCTCGGCGCGATGACCATCCTGCCGGTGCTGATCGTGACCTTCAATCCCGGTTTCATCCGGCGCGAGCGGGATCGCGTAATCGCGACGCGGCGTCCCGACCTGGCGCAGCGTGCGGTGGCAGCCTCTTCCTAG
- a CDS encoding YCF48-related protein encodes MERPITSSRLIKTLLVLVALATAACHREVAMPPMPVHNIRFTDKFFDVWPTSPTRAFIVGDRGKVLLTEDGGKTFQRINIGVNLGIFGIQMTDDQNGFLCGQDGLIMRTRDGGKTWERLNSRTHLFIFGMSFTDRLHGFLVGDRALVMNTSNGGETFFKRQLDRQFPPEIADYALPYEEPVLYSTRFVDSDHGFVVGELGRIWATDNGGKSWNEQQQSLVSQWKRALGPNEDQRFADYILPTFFGVSFRDLKNGAACGLEGVVVQTGDGGKSWRFAHQAEKPGMPPDSLVPGTVVYPARDPLFSIDLFGGDQGISSGNTGTVLRLQGNGAWAHDPTVPSIPVQFSQVRFFDPQHGWIVGQGTILYTDDGGKTWRSCQG; translated from the coding sequence ATGGAGCGACCTATCACGTCCTCACGACTAATCAAGACGCTGCTGGTTCTTGTCGCGCTCGCGACCGCCGCGTGTCATCGCGAAGTCGCGATGCCGCCGATGCCGGTCCACAACATCCGCTTTACGGACAAGTTTTTCGACGTGTGGCCGACCAGCCCGACGCGCGCATTTATCGTCGGCGATCGCGGCAAGGTATTGCTGACCGAAGACGGCGGCAAAACATTTCAACGGATCAATATCGGCGTAAATCTCGGCATCTTCGGCATCCAGATGACCGACGATCAGAACGGATTTCTGTGCGGCCAGGACGGGCTGATCATGCGCACGCGCGACGGCGGCAAGACCTGGGAGCGGCTGAATTCGCGGACGCATCTGTTTATTTTCGGGATGTCATTCACCGATCGATTGCACGGCTTCCTGGTCGGCGATCGCGCGCTCGTGATGAACACCAGCAACGGCGGAGAGACTTTCTTCAAGCGGCAGCTCGATCGGCAATTTCCGCCGGAGATCGCTGACTACGCGCTGCCGTACGAGGAGCCGGTGCTGTACAGCACGAGATTTGTGGACTCGGATCACGGCTTCGTGGTCGGCGAGCTCGGGCGGATCTGGGCCACCGACAACGGCGGCAAGAGCTGGAACGAGCAGCAGCAATCGCTGGTATCGCAATGGAAACGCGCGCTCGGCCCCAACGAGGATCAGCGCTTCGCGGATTACATTTTGCCGACTTTCTTCGGCGTTTCGTTTCGCGACCTAAAGAACGGCGCGGCGTGCGGGCTCGAGGGCGTCGTGGTGCAGACTGGGGACGGCGGCAAGTCCTGGCGCTTTGCGCATCAGGCCGAGAAGCCGGGTATGCCGCCCGACTCGCTGGTGCCGGGAACCGTGGTGTATCCGGCGCGCGATCCGCTGTTCTCGATCGATCTCTTTGGCGGCGACCAGGGCATCAGCAGCGGCAATACCGGCACAGTGCTGCGCTTGCAGGGCAACGGCGCATGGGCGCACGATCCGACGGTACCTTCGATTCCAGTCCAGTTCAGCCAGGTGCGATTCTTCGACCCGCAACACGGCTGGATCGTGGGCCAAGGCACGATCCTCTACACCGACGATGGCGGCAAGACCTGGCGCTCCTGCCAGGGCTAG
- a CDS encoding class I SAM-dependent rRNA methyltransferase, protein MAGEVNQPLARVILKRGREGPVRGGNPWIFSQAIERIAPARPEAGALVSVHDANDALLGMGYCNPATTIAVRMLAWGETPDLRELIARRLKNALELRRRFIRGDTDSYRLINGDGDGLSGIVVDRYGGVLVIQLLTAGAERMREALIAELDAMLHPRAIIERSAGAVRRQEGLEDRVGLVSGESSDRMIAQAIATENGIRVHVDFEHGQKTGYFLDQRENRALAGSLAKDARVLDAYCYEGGFALAAVAGGARQIVAIDTSARAIGFARQNLELNTYAPDAVEFVHGEAPKFMAEMPNRFDLIVLDPPPLARTRGDVERAGRMYVELNTLAMRALAPGGRILTFSCSTHFRAEEFIRAVRYAASNAGRQMRLIAHLGPGADHPVLLGHAEGEYLTGLLLSEL, encoded by the coding sequence GTGGCCGGCGAAGTAAATCAGCCGCTCGCGCGAGTGATCCTGAAGCGCGGACGCGAGGGTCCGGTGCGCGGCGGCAATCCGTGGATATTTTCGCAGGCGATCGAACGCATCGCGCCGGCGCGGCCCGAGGCGGGCGCGCTCGTTTCGGTGCACGATGCGAACGACGCGCTGCTCGGGATGGGCTATTGCAATCCTGCGACCACGATCGCGGTGCGGATGCTCGCGTGGGGCGAAACGCCCGACCTCCGCGAGTTGATCGCGCGTCGTCTGAAAAACGCGCTCGAACTGAGGCGTCGGTTCATTCGCGGGGACACCGATTCATATCGATTGATTAACGGCGATGGCGACGGGCTGTCGGGCATCGTCGTCGATCGATACGGCGGCGTGCTGGTGATTCAACTGCTGACCGCGGGCGCGGAGCGGATGCGCGAGGCGCTGATCGCGGAACTCGACGCGATGCTTCATCCGCGCGCGATTATCGAGCGCAGCGCGGGCGCGGTGCGGCGGCAGGAAGGACTCGAAGATCGCGTTGGCTTGGTAAGCGGCGAATCGAGCGATCGGATGATTGCGCAGGCGATTGCGACGGAGAATGGAATTCGCGTTCACGTCGATTTCGAGCACGGGCAGAAGACCGGATACTTCCTCGACCAGCGCGAGAATCGGGCGCTCGCGGGATCGTTGGCCAAAGATGCGCGCGTGCTCGACGCCTACTGCTACGAAGGCGGCTTCGCGCTAGCTGCGGTCGCGGGCGGTGCGCGGCAGATCGTTGCGATCGACACGTCGGCGCGCGCGATTGGATTCGCGCGGCAGAATCTCGAGCTCAATACATACGCGCCCGACGCGGTGGAATTCGTTCATGGCGAGGCGCCGAAGTTCATGGCCGAGATGCCGAATCGATTCGATCTTATCGTGCTCGATCCGCCGCCGCTGGCGAGAACTCGCGGCGACGTCGAGCGGGCGGGGCGGATGTACGTCGAGTTGAACACGCTTGCGATGCGCGCGCTGGCGCCCGGCGGACGAATCCTGACGTTCTCATGCTCGACGCATTTTCGCGCCGAGGAATTCATCCGAGCGGTGCGCTACGCGGCGTCGAATGCGGGCCGTCAGATGCGCCTGATTGCGCATCTGGGGCCCGGCGCCGATCATCCGGTGCTGCTCGGCCACGCCGAGGGCGAGTACCTGACCGGTCTGCTACTTTCGGAATTATAG
- the moaC gene encoding cyclic pyranopterin monophosphate synthase MoaC, translating into MASKRAQIKSSNAAAERLTHLDRDGQIRMVDVGEKPVTRREAIARGQVKMAPATLEAIVGGRLKKGEALAAARIAGIMAAKRTAETIPLCHQIALEVVEVEFRPDTAKSTLEIQARAVTDSRTGVEMEALVAVSAAALTIYDMAKAIDRAMEIGAVRLVSKRGGRSVDFVRPGESEWPAK; encoded by the coding sequence ATGGCGAGCAAGAGAGCCCAAATCAAATCGAGCAACGCCGCCGCGGAGCGCCTGACGCATCTCGATCGCGACGGACAAATCCGGATGGTCGATGTCGGCGAGAAGCCGGTGACGCGGCGCGAGGCGATCGCGCGCGGACAGGTGAAGATGGCGCCGGCGACGCTCGAGGCGATCGTGGGCGGCCGCCTCAAAAAGGGCGAAGCGCTGGCGGCGGCGCGAATCGCGGGAATCATGGCGGCGAAACGCACCGCTGAGACAATTCCGCTCTGTCATCAGATCGCGCTCGAAGTTGTCGAAGTCGAGTTCAGGCCCGATACCGCCAAATCGACGCTCGAGATCCAGGCGCGCGCCGTCACCGACTCGCGCACGGGCGTCGAGATGGAAGCGCTGGTCGCGGTGAGCGCCGCGGCGCTGACGATCTACGACATGGCGAAGGCGATCGATCGCGCGATGGAGATTGGCGCGGTGCGGCTGGTCTCGAAACGCGGCGGCCGGAGCGTCGATTTCGTCCGGCCCGGCGAGTCCGAGTGGCCGGCGAAGTAA